The stretch of DNA AGACGGTCGGCGCCGTGCACGAAGCCGTGGTAGGCGAGGGTCGCGTGGCCGGTGTTCACCGTGAAGAGCTTGCGCTCGATGTACGGCGCGAGCTCGGGCACGAAGGTGGCGTCGGGGATCTCGGGGACGGCGTCGCCGAACGGGGTCGATTCGACGACCCACTCGAAGAAGTCCTCGACGGTGACGTCGAGCCCGGCGTCCGCGGCCTGCCCCGGCACGATGCGGTCGACGGCGGTGTTGGCGAAGATCGCGCGGGCGAGGACCTCGTCGCGTTCGTCGTCGCCGAGCAGCGCCTCGATCTCGCCGCGGAGGATGTCGGTCGCGCCGATGGCATTCTCGCACGCCATCACGGCGACCGGTGTTCCATCGGCGCGGGCGCGCAGACCGGCGGCGATCACGGGGGCGATGAACTTGAGGATGTTGGGTCCGACCGCGGTCGTGACCACATCGGCTCCCGCGATCTCGGCGACGACCGCCGCCTCGTCGGCCCTGCTGTTCAGGGCGCGGTACCCGTCGACGGTGAGGTCGCGGGGGCTGTCGCCGACCTCGTGAACGACGTAGGAGTCGCTCGCGGCGAGCGCATCGATGAGTTCGGCGTTGACGTCGGCGAAGACGACCTCGTACCCGGCGTCGTGGAGGATGAGTCCGACGAACCCACGGCCGATGTTGCCCGCACCGAAGTGGACGGCGGTCTTGCCCATACGGCTCAGGCCTCGTTCACGTCGCCGAGGAGGGTCTGGATCTCCTCGGGGGTCTTCGCGGCGAGGAGCTTCGCGACCTCGTCGTCCTCGCTGAACACGAGGGCGATCTTCGACAGGATCTCGAGGTGCTCGTTCTCGATGCCGGCGATGGCGATCACGAAGCGCACCTCGTTGCCGTCCCAGTCGATCGCGTCGTCGTAGCGGACGATCGCGAGAGCCGAACGGACGATCTCGTCCTTGGCGTCGTTGGTGCCGTGCGGGATGGCGAGGTAGTTGCCCATGTAGGTCGACACGGCGTTCTCGCGGTCGAACATCGCGTCGACGTAGGCCTGCTGGACGGCACCGGCGGAGACGAGCAGCGCCCCCGCCTCACGGATGGCGTCGTCGCGGGTGCGTGCCGTGCCGCCGACGATGATGCGGTCGAGGTCGAGGATGGCCATGGTGCTCCTTAGGTCCTGTCTACTTCGCGGGTGAGTCCACTGAACAGGTGGTTGCTGGGAAAGAGGGAACAGCGGAAGGGAACGGCAATGGGGTGGGGAACCTCACGGCTCCCCACCCCATCATCGTCACTTGTTCTGGTCTGCCACCAGCGCGACGACCTCGTCGTAGCGCGGGCTGTTCATGAAGTTGTCGACCGAGACGTGCTGCGCGGTCGGCGCCTTCTGCTCGGCGCGGGCGGTGAGCTCGCGCTGGGTGATGACCAGGTCGGCGCTGTCGTCGAGGTTCGCGATGGCCTTGTTGGTCACTGTCACACCCTCGATGCCCGCCTTCTTGATCTTGTTGCGGAGGACGGTCGCGCCCATCGCGCTCGAGCCCATGCCGGCGTCGCAGGCGAACACGATGTTCTGCACCTTCGACGCGAGCGCGGTGCCACCCTCGGCGGTGGTGCCGGTGGTTCCGCCGAGCCCGGCGAGCACGCTGCTCTCCTTGCCCTTGTTCGCCTGCGTCTGCGCGATCGCGGCGTTGAAGGTGTCCTCTTCGGCGGCGAGGTCGCGCTTGCGGCTCGCCCGCAGGATGACCGCGGAGATGAGGAAGGTGACGGCGGCCGACAGGATGACCGAGAGGATCACGCCGACGTAGCTGTCGGGAGCGGTGAACGCGAGGATCGCGAAGATGCTGCCGGGCGACGCGGGAGCGACGAGACCGGAGCCGGCGATCGCGTTGGTCGCGACGCCGGTGGCGCCACCGGCGATGAGCGCGAGCAGCAGGATCGGCTTCATCAGCGCGTAAGGGAAGTAGATCTCGTGGATGCCGCCGAGGAACTGGATGATGATCGCGCCGGGAGCGGTCGCGCGGGCGGCGCCGATGCCGAAGATCGAGAACGCGACCAGCAGACCGAGGCCGGGGCCGGGGTTCGCCTCGAGCAGGAACAGGATCGACTTGCCGGTCTCCTCGGCCTGCTGCAGACCCAGCGGGGTCAGCACACCGTGGTTGATGGCGTTGTTGAGGAACAGCACCTTCGCGGGCTCGATGAAGATGCTCGCGAGCGGGAGCAGACCCGCGTTGAGGAGCCACTCCACACCGAGGCCGAGGCCGGTGCTGATGAGCTTCAGCAGCGGGGCGAGGCCGAAGAAGCCCGCCATCGCGAGCAGGAAGCCCGCGATACCCGCCGAGAAGTTGTTCACGAGCATCTCGAAGCCGGCACGGATCTTGCCGTCCCACAGCTTGTCGAGCTGCTTGATCACCCACGCGCCGAGGGGGCCGCAGATGAGCGCGCCGAGCAGCATGGGGCTGCCGGCGGCGCCGATGATCACACCGAAGGTCATGATCGACCCGACCACGCCACCGCGCACGTCGTAGACCATGCGACCACCGGTGTAGGCGATCAGCAGCGGGAGCAGGTAGGTGATCATCGGGCCGACGATGCCGACGTAGGCGTTGCCGTCGGCGTCCTCGCCGAAGCCGCCGAGCGCCGGCACCGGCAGCCAGCCGGTCTCGATGAAGAGGGCGGTGATGATGCCCCACGCGATGAAGGCGGGGATGTTCGGCATGACCATGCCGCTGAGGAAGGTACCGAAGCGCTGCACGTGGACGCGTGCGTTGCGCTTCTCACCGACTGACGTCGTCGTCATTGTTCTTCTCGTCTCCTTGACTGTGTTTCTTTGTGAGGGTTCGGTTGTTCGTTGGCGGATCGGGATGGCGGAAAGGATCAGGTCTGCGGGACCAGCAGCGCGTTCACCGCGTCGCGGGCGCCGCGGGCGTCGTCGGCGCCGAGGGCGGCGTCAGCGAGGCGGACAGCCTGCTCGCGGGTGTGCTGCAGCAGTTCGGCACGGACGTCGCCGATGGCCGACGGCGACATCGACAGGCTCGTCGCGCCGAGGCCGACGAGCACGACGGCGAGCAGCGGGTCGGCGGCGGCCTCACCGCAGATGCCGACCGACTTGCCGAGCGCCGCGCCCGCCTTGCCGACCTCGGCCACCAGCTTCAGCACCGCCGGGTGCCAGGGGTCCTGGAACGAGGCGACGCTGCCGAGCAGACGGTCGGCGGCGAGGGTGTACTGGGTCAGGTCGTTGGTGCCGATGCTGGCGAACGCGGCCTCGCCGAGGATGCGGTCGGCGAGAAGCGCCGACGAGGGCACCTCGACCATGACGCCCGCCGTCTTGATGCCGAGCTCGGTGGCGAGTTCGACGAAGTAGCGGGTCTCCTCGACGGTCGAGACCATAGGCGCCATGACCCAGAGGTCGGCGTCGGTCTCGGCGTCGGCGCGCGCGAGTGCGGTGAGCTGGTCACGGAGGATCTGCTCGTTGGCGCGGAGGGCGCGCAGGCCGCGCAGGCCGAGCGCCGGGTTCTCCTCCGCGGCGTCGTTGAGGAACGCGAGCGGCTTGTCGGCCCCCGCGTCGAGCGCGCGCACGACGACCTTCTTGCCGGCGAATCCGCGCAGCAGCTTCGAGTACTGCGCGTACTGCGACGACACGCTCGGCGCCTGCGTCGCGTCGAGGAAGAGGAACTCGGTGCGGAACAGCCCGACTCCCTCTGCGCCGGCGGCGACCGCCTTGTCGATGGCGTCGACCGACCCGAGGTTCGCGAGGAGCGGCACCGCGGTGCCGTCGGCGAGGGCGCCGGGGCCGATCGGGACGCTGCCGCGTCGTGCGTTCTCGGCGATGGCGTGCTCGGCGGCGGCGAGGTCGTCGGCGCTGGGGTCGCGGGTGACCGCTCCGGCGCCGGCGTCGACGATGACCACATCGCCGTCGTTCAGGTCGAGGGCTCCGACGACGCCGACCACCGCGGTGATCGACTTCTCGCGCGCGAGAATCGCGGTGTGCGAGGTCGGTCCCCCGTCGCTCGTGACGACCGCGAGCACCTTGTCGAGGTCGAGCAGGGCGGTGTCGGCCGGGGCGAGATCCCGGGCCACCAGCACGAACGGGGTGTCGCTCTCGGGCACACCGGGAGCGGCGACGCCGTTCAGGCGCGCGATGATGCGCTGGGAGACGTCATCGAGGTCCGCGGCGCGCTCGGCCATGTACCCGCCGATGCCGATCAGCATCTCTTTGAAGCCGGCGAACGCCTCGAACACGGCCCGCTCCGCGGTGGCGCCGTTGTCGATGCGCGAGTCGACGTCGCTGCGCAGCGTCGGGTCGTCGACCATGAGCACCTGCGCCTCGAGCACCTCCTGCGCCTTCCCGCCGGCGCGTTCCCCGCGCTCACGGATGTCCGCGCCCGTCGAGGCGAGCGCGCCGGTGACGCGCTCCTTCTCGGAGTCGGGGCCGATGGTGCTGGGCGTGGTGGCGGGGTCGGGCAGCGGGTCGGGCATCCGCAGGACGGATCCGATCGCGATGCCTCGACCGATGCCGGTGCCGACGAGCGCGCTCATGATGCGTCGTGGTCGGTGGTGAGGAGGCCGGTGAGCTCGTCGAGCAGTTCGTCGGCGCCCTCGCCGTCGACCGCCAGCACGACCTCGTCGCCGTGGTCGATTCCGAGCGAGATGACACCGAGGATGCTCGCCGCGTTGACGCTGCGACCACCCTTGGCGATCGTGACGGGCACTCCGGCGCGCGCCGCGGCCTGCGTGAAGAGGGCGGCGGGGCGGGCGTGCAGTCCGTGGGCGGATGCGACGACGACGTTGCGTTCTGGCACTGTTACTCCTTCGTGTTGGCGGGTTCGCTTCGACGGTAGGCCGATCCGGCCGCGTCGAGCAGATCATGGACAGTACGCACAGCCTCATCGGCGCCGGCGGGGCTGTACGCATCGGGCGGGAGAACGGCGACGCGGACGGGGTTCGCCACCCGGGCGATGTGCTCGAGCGAGGAGGCGAGCTGCGGGGCGACCAGCACGAGGTCCGCGCCGCTGACGGAAGCCAGCGAATCGGCGCTCTCGACCGTGACGGTCAATGCCGGGTCGAGGGCGCGCATGCGGCGCGCGAGGAACGTGCCGGATACGCCGGCCACGCACACGAGCGTGACGTTCACCATGGAGCGCCTCCTTGCGACCCAGTCGATCCAGCACCTACTCCGCCGAGTCTGCGCCTGCTCGGCCAGCATGACCAACGAACTGTCTTCCGCGGGTTAGGAAACGCGGGGAAGATCTTCCGGCTCGCCCCTCGGAGAGGTCGCTTAGGGTTTTCAGTGCCATGGCCGACAAGATCCCGCAGCTCCTCGAGCACCTCAGCCGAAGCGACGGCTGGGTGTCCGCGGGCGAGCTCGCCGACCGGATCGGGGTCTCCACCCGCACCGTGCGCAGCTACGTGACGGCCGTGAAGACGGCGGCGAGCCCGCTCGAGGTGATCGCCTCGTCGACGAGCGGGTACCGGCTCAACCCCGACGAGTACGCGCGCTACCTCGCCGACGGCCCCGACGCGGAAGCGTCGCCCGAGCGGCCGCGGGAGCGGGCCAACTACCTCATCACCCGTCTCGCCCAGGCGAGCGACGGGCTCGACGTCTACGGTCTGGCGGCGGCGCTCTTCGTGAGCGACTCGACGCTCGAGGCCGACCTGCGACGGGTACGGGCGGTCGCGCGCGACTGCGGCGTCGAGCTGGTGCGCGAGGGTTCCGTCGTCCGACTCGCCGGCGCCGAGGACACCCTGCGCCGGCTCATGAGCCAGGTGTTCCGAGAGGAGACCGCACGCGGCCCTCTCGGGTTGCGGCAGGTGCAGGACGCGTTCGGGATCGGGGACCTCTCCGGCTTCAAGACCGACCTCGTTTCTCTGCTCCAGGACGAGGGCTACGCGGTCAACGAGTTCGGGCTCGACGGCGTGCTCGTGCACACCGCGATCGCGCTCGAGCGCTCCCGCACCGGCCATGCACGCACGGAGCCCGCGGCCGGCACCGACGACCTCGAAGCGGCGCTCGCTCCGCTCGTCGTCAAGCACTTCGGCGCCGAGCTGCCGCCCGGGGAGCTCCGGGCCCTCGCCGATCTGCTCACGACCCGCGTGGGCACCCGACGACCTCCCGCCGGGCGCGACGGCGATGACGACGCCACCGCTCGGGTCCCGGCCGACGACCTCACCTTCGTCCGCACCCTCCTCGAACGTGCGGGGAAGGAGTTCCTCGTCGACCTCGACGACGAGGGCTTCCTCGTGCGACTCACCATGCACGTCGGCAACCTCGCACGGCGCGCCCGCTCCGGCGGGGCGACCAGGAACCCGCTCACGCGGTCGATCAAGACCTCGTACCC from Herbiconiux sp. L3-i23 encodes:
- a CDS encoding PTS sugar transporter subunit IIA gives rise to the protein MAILDLDRIIVGGTARTRDDAIREAGALLVSAGAVQQAYVDAMFDRENAVSTYMGNYLAIPHGTNDAKDEIVRSALAIVRYDDAIDWDGNEVRFVIAIAGIENEHLEILSKIALVFSEDDEVAKLLAAKTPEEIQTLLGDVNEA
- a CDS encoding mannitol-1-phosphate 5-dehydrogenase produces the protein MGKTAVHFGAGNIGRGFVGLILHDAGYEVVFADVNAELIDALAASDSYVVHEVGDSPRDLTVDGYRALNSRADEAAVVAEIAGADVVTTAVGPNILKFIAPVIAAGLRARADGTPVAVMACENAIGATDILRGEIEALLGDDERDEVLARAIFANTAVDRIVPGQAADAGLDVTVEDFFEWVVESTPFGDAVPEIPDATFVPELAPYIERKLFTVNTGHATLAYHGFVHGADRLADALELPEVFEEVKAVLEETKTLLVAKYGFPMEQQEKYLEKNLTRFANPYLSDTPVRVGRAPLRKLSRHERFIGPAAELVERGLPADALVRAVAAALRFDVPEDPESVELQALLAGDAPAQELAVRLTGLDASNPLIAPIATAIGSARAHR
- a CDS encoding PTS mannitol transporter subunit IICB, with product MTTTSVGEKRNARVHVQRFGTFLSGMVMPNIPAFIAWGIITALFIETGWLPVPALGGFGEDADGNAYVGIVGPMITYLLPLLIAYTGGRMVYDVRGGVVGSIMTFGVIIGAAGSPMLLGALICGPLGAWVIKQLDKLWDGKIRAGFEMLVNNFSAGIAGFLLAMAGFFGLAPLLKLISTGLGLGVEWLLNAGLLPLASIFIEPAKVLFLNNAINHGVLTPLGLQQAEETGKSILFLLEANPGPGLGLLVAFSIFGIGAARATAPGAIIIQFLGGIHEIYFPYALMKPILLLALIAGGATGVATNAIAGSGLVAPASPGSIFAILAFTAPDSYVGVILSVILSAAVTFLISAVILRASRKRDLAAEEDTFNAAIAQTQANKGKESSVLAGLGGTTGTTAEGGTALASKVQNIVFACDAGMGSSAMGATVLRNKIKKAGIEGVTVTNKAIANLDDSADLVITQRELTARAEQKAPTAQHVSVDNFMNSPRYDEVVALVADQNK
- a CDS encoding transcription antiterminator, whose product is MADKIPQLLEHLSRSDGWVSAGELADRIGVSTRTVRSYVTAVKTAASPLEVIASSTSGYRLNPDEYARYLADGPDAEASPERPRERANYLITRLAQASDGLDVYGLAAALFVSDSTLEADLRRVRAVARDCGVELVREGSVVRLAGAEDTLRRLMSQVFREETARGPLGLRQVQDAFGIGDLSGFKTDLVSLLQDEGYAVNEFGLDGVLVHTAIALERSRTGHARTEPAAGTDDLEAALAPLVVKHFGAELPPGELRALADLLTTRVGTRRPPAGRDGDDDATARVPADDLTFVRTLLERAGKEFLVDLDDEGFLVRLTMHVGNLARRARSGGATRNPLTRSIKTSYPLTYELAVFLASEIQRRYDITVSDDEIAFIALHVGAHLERNASPADAVSCTIVSPGYHDLGELLRKRLESAFGSELRIERVIARTDPDPPELTSDLIVSSTPSIPRTENVVLVQPFPTDADVDAVRAALSRVRRHRRRARLKDELLLYFDESLFLRDVSVPDPDTMIRALGERLMLLGVADQAYVDGVIERERLSSTAFTEHLAVPHSMTMSASRTAIAIALNDTPMPWGDNRVNVVALAAFSDADRAAFQTVFEQFVEVFANHADVQRLLRGSEDFRSFIDELVRLIDA
- a CDS encoding PTS sugar transporter subunit IIB, translated to MVNVTLVCVAGVSGTFLARRMRALDPALTVTVESADSLASVSGADLVLVAPQLASSLEHIARVANPVRVAVLPPDAYSPAGADEAVRTVHDLLDAAGSAYRRSEPANTKE
- a CDS encoding HPr family phosphocarrier protein; translated protein: MPERNVVVASAHGLHARPAALFTQAAARAGVPVTIAKGGRSVNAASILGVISLGIDHGDEVVLAVDGEGADELLDELTGLLTTDHDAS
- the ptsP gene encoding phosphoenolpyruvate--protein phosphotransferase, whose translation is MSALVGTGIGRGIAIGSVLRMPDPLPDPATTPSTIGPDSEKERVTGALASTGADIRERGERAGGKAQEVLEAQVLMVDDPTLRSDVDSRIDNGATAERAVFEAFAGFKEMLIGIGGYMAERAADLDDVSQRIIARLNGVAAPGVPESDTPFVLVARDLAPADTALLDLDKVLAVVTSDGGPTSHTAILAREKSITAVVGVVGALDLNDGDVVIVDAGAGAVTRDPSADDLAAAEHAIAENARRGSVPIGPGALADGTAVPLLANLGSVDAIDKAVAAGAEGVGLFRTEFLFLDATQAPSVSSQYAQYSKLLRGFAGKKVVVRALDAGADKPLAFLNDAAEENPALGLRGLRALRANEQILRDQLTALARADAETDADLWVMAPMVSTVEETRYFVELATELGIKTAGVMVEVPSSALLADRILGEAAFASIGTNDLTQYTLAADRLLGSVASFQDPWHPAVLKLVAEVGKAGAALGKSVGICGEAAADPLLAVVLVGLGATSLSMSPSAIGDVRAELLQHTREQAVRLADAALGADDARGARDAVNALLVPQT